In Puntigrus tetrazona isolate hp1 chromosome 7, ASM1883169v1, whole genome shotgun sequence, the following are encoded in one genomic region:
- the LOC122349713 gene encoding ARL14 effector protein-like, whose amino-acid sequence MHEKVDTKRQKLDRRKRISTMPISCSAIDCSNRFAKGSVIRFYRFPISKPQLAEQWVRNLGKKNFVPTQNSCLCSEHFQPDCFRDYNGKLFLREDAVPTIFANPGGDGTKIELRKNRGGLVAKDANDSSRFGSLSDKDRAKLITKDRRQPIRDSSLKSRGVNDRRRAGKVSLGDRQTMSLKSKVYDSKGLLISCARDLCDCLDVDCMGCFYPCPECGSRKCGVECRCDRKWLYEQVEVEGGEIIRNKFAN is encoded by the exons ATGCACGAAAAAGTGGACACCAAACGCCAAAAACTGGatagaagaaaaagaataag CACCATGCCCATCTCCTGTTCAGCTATTGATTGCTCAAATCGGTTTGCCAAAGGATCAGTGATCAGATTCTACAG GTTTCCAATCAGCAAGCCTCAGCTAGCCGAGCAATGGGTACGAAACCTTGGGAAAAAGAACTTTGTTCCCACTCAGAATTCCTGTTTGTGCTCCGAGCATTTCCAGCCTGACTGCTTTCGTGACTATAATGGAAAACTGTTTCTCAGAGAGGACGCAGTGCCAACTATTTTCGCAAACCCTGGCGGAGACGGCACAAAG ATTGAGTTACGGAAAAACAGAGGAGGTTTAGTGGCAAAGGATGCAAATGATTCCAGTCGGTTTGGTTCACTTTCTGATAAAGATAGAGCCAAACTAATCACAAAAGACAGAAGACAGCCTATAAGAGACTCTAGCCTGAAG AGCAGAGGTGTGAATGACCGGAGACGTGCAGGGAAGGTCTCGTTAGGTGACAG ACAGACCATGTCTCTGAAGAGTAAAGTGTATGACAGCAAGGGTCTTTTGATCTCATGTGCAAGGGATCTGTGTGACTGTCTGGATGTAGACTGCATGGGTTGTTTTTACCCCTGTCCTGAGTGCGGATCTCGGAAGTGCGGTGTGGAGTGCCGATGTGACCGAAAATGGTTATATGAGCAAGTGGAGGTCGAGGGAGGAGAGATCATTCGCAACAAGTTCGCAAATTAG
- the LOC122347933 gene encoding Rieske domain-containing protein-like, giving the protein MDHFDKDLVDALKDIVKAGNWQCVGDKSKFKSPCTKFYCDDGEHIVLVHTKDDKFWAMDSSCPHEGGPLEQGDIEDLGDGKLALICPWHYFDFSLETGSSSTGLQNQVYDVHVLDGKVYINTQSTLSLCPIPTTKITHQDSLPVEITSSENTLCIWATRILHTPDPQERFH; this is encoded by the exons ATGGATCACTTCGATAAGGATTTAGTCGATGCGCTTAAAGACATTGTCAAAGCTGGAAACTGGCAGTGTGTGGGagataaatctaaatttaagtCACCATGCACAAA gttttactGTGATGATGGAGAGCATATAGTCCTGGTGCATACAAAGGATGATAAATTCTGGGCTATGGATTCATCTTGCCCACATGAAG GGGGCCCACTTGAGCAAGGTGATATTGAGGATTTGGGCGACGGGAAACTGGCACTGATTTGCCCGTGGCACTACTTTGATTTCAGCCTTGAAACTGGTTCCTCTTCCACTGGACTGCAG AACCAAGTGTATGATGTCCATGTACTGGATGGaaaagtgtatataaatactcaGAGCACACTGTCCCTCTGTCCCATCCCGACGACAAAAATAACCCACCAAG ATAGTTTGCCTGTGGAAATAACttcctcagaaaacacactctgCATTTGGGCCACCAGAATCCTTCACACCCCAGACCCACAGGAAAG GTTTCATTGA